A window of Hevea brasiliensis isolate MT/VB/25A 57/8 chromosome 14, ASM3005281v1, whole genome shotgun sequence contains these coding sequences:
- the LOC110661812 gene encoding uncharacterized protein LOC110661812 isoform X3 encodes MKRKKGNKKGGQKGVPVAATNEASVNLVSLDGEDNSAADDDDDDDDNNNNHSHNNEEYESRMDIDRPSSTATDRPLTFAGINPDGSTDKTTGKSVRRVKVKLKTSKLLESQSDTNKSSPQLGLEKQGVVSDKIEDTGNSLSEIKTVVPGNVSKKPGSIKIKFSKVLGGLSVEKSGSTVMVQDESLQQKESKTPHQESQYNKQELDSAMLGIKKVMKMDAAETFNVPVNPEALGIPVLKPLKGRTLEHQVKDMVKAVNRNRRQKMS; translated from the exons ATGAAGCGAAAGAAAGGGAACAAGAAGGGTGGGCAAAAGGGCGTTCCTGTGGCTGCCACAAATGAGGCATCTGTAAATTTAGTCAGTTTGGATGGAGAAGATAATTCTGctgcagatgatgatgatgatgatgatgataataataataatcatagtCATAATAATGAAGAATATGAATCTCGAATGGATATTGATAGACCTTCTTCCACTGCTACAGACCGGCCATTGACTTTTGCTGGTATCAACCCTGATGGTTCGACCGACAAGACTACAGGAAAGTCAGTTAGGCGTGTTAAGGTTAAGCTCAAGACTTCAAAGTTGTTAGAATCGCAGAGTGATACTAATAAGAGTAGCCCACAACTGGGTTTGGAGAAACAAGGAGTGGTTAGTGATAAAATTGAAGATACTGGCAACTCCCTATCCGAAATCAAAACTGTTGTTCCTGGAAATGTGTCAAAGAAACCTGGCAGTATAAAGATTAAGTTCTCAAAAGTGCTTGGTGGATTGAGTGTTGAGAAGAGTGGTAGCACTGTAATGGTGCAGGATGAGAGCTTACAACAAAAGGAATCGAAGACACCTCATCAGGAATCTCAATATAACAAGCAAGAGTTAGATTCTGCCATGTTG GGGATTAAGAAGGTAATGAAAATGGATGCAGCTGAAACCTTCAATGTTCCTGTGAATCCCGAAGCTCTAGGAATACCT GTGCTGAAGCCCCTCAAGGGGAGGACATTGGAGCATCAAGTCAAGGACATGGTAAAAGCGGTCAATCGAAACAGAAGACAAAAAATGTCATGA